Sequence from the Gemmatimonadota bacterium genome:
TCCTCGAGGCGGCGATTCGTCGCCGCCACCACGCGGATGTCGACGCGCAGCGTCTTCTCGCCGCCGATCCGCTGGATCTCGCCGCTCTCGAGGACGCGGAGCAGCTTCGCCTGCGCGTCGAGCTGGAGATCGCCGACCTCGTCGAGGAAGAGCGTGCCGCCATCGGCGAGTTCGAAGCGGCCGATACGCCGATCGGTCGCGCCGGTGAAGGCGCCGCGCTCATGGCCGAACATCTCGCTCTCGACCAGGTCGCGCGGGATCGCGGCGCAGTTCACCGAGATGAACGGGCCGCGCGCCCGCGGCGAATGCCGATGGATCGCGTTGGCGACCAGCTCCTTGCCGGTGCCCGACTCGCCGAGCACGAGGACGCGCGCCTCGGTCGGCGCGACCTGCATGATCAGCTCGCGCACGTGGGCGATTTCGGGAGAGTCGCCCACCAGCGTCGGTTGCGGACCGAGCGCGGCGCGCAGGGCGCGGTTCTCCGCCTGCGTCCGCATCAGCGCCTCGGCGGAACGCACCGCGACCAGCAGCGACTCCGGGGCCAGCGGCTTCTCGAGGAACTGGAAGGCGCCCATCTGCACGGCGCGCACCGCGTCGGCGAGCTGCGCCTTGCCGCTCATCATGATCACCGGAATGTCGGCGTCGGTGGTGCGGATCTGCTCGAGCGTCGCCAGCCCATCGGGCCCCGGCGGCATCATGAGGTCGAGGAGAATCAGGTCCGGCTTCACCTCGGGCAACGCCAGCAGGCCGGCGTTCCCGTTGGGGGCGTCGGAGACCTCGAAGCCCTCGGACTTGAGCAGGGCACCCACCATGCGGCGGATGTTGGTCTCGTCGTCGATGATCAGGACGCGTGTCGTCATGAGGCAAACCGGATGAGGAAGGTGGCACCGCCGCCCGGCGAGTTGGCCACCGAGATGGTGCCGTGATGCTGTTCGATCGTCTGCCGCACGATGGCGAGGCCGAGGCCGGTGCCGTCGCCCTTGTCGGTGTAGTACGGCTGGAAGATCAGCTCGCGCTTCTCCTCGGGGACGCCCGGCCCGGTGTCGCGGAGCAGGATCTCCTGCCCGCCATCGGCGGTGCGCCGGAGGGAGACCGTCACCTTGCCGTGGCCGCCGCACGCCTCGACCGCGTTGCGCAGCAGGTTGGAGAAGGCGCGGCGCAGCGGATCGTAGTAGCCCTCGATCGGTCGCAGTTCGCCGGTCACGTCGAGCTGGCGATCCATCGCGACGGGGAGCGTGCTGCGCATCAGGTCGTCGAGGAGTTCGAACAAGTCCACCGGCGCCGAGACCCCCTCCGGCAGGCGCCCGAGTTCGGCGAACTCGCGCGCCATCGCCTCGAGGCGCGCCGATTCGGCGGCGATCACCTCCAGCGATTCATGCATCTCGGGCGGGGCGGTGCGGCGCAGTTGCGAGACGGCGAGGCGGATCGGCGTGAGCGGATTCTTCATCTCGTGCGCGACCCGCCGTGCGACCTCGCCGAAGGCGCGGAGCCGCTCGGCCTCGAGTTCGGCGACGCGCGCCTGTTCGAGTCCCTGGGCGAGGTCGCGGAGCGCGCCGCGGAGCACGGCGAACTCGGGGATGCCGCCATCGCTGCGGTCGGCCGGGAGGGGCTGCCGTCGGCGGATGCGTCCCGTCCAGTCGACGATCTCGTCGAGCGGGCCGGCCAGCTGGCGGGAGAGGGTCCGCACGAAGCCGGCGGCCAGGGCGAGCAGGCCCAGTGCACCCAGGATGAGTGCCCCGCGCAGCCAGACCGGGAAGAGGCGACCGAGGCCGCCCATCTGGCGTGTCTTGGTGACGAGCGAGTCGACTACCACC
This genomic interval carries:
- a CDS encoding sigma-54-dependent Fis family transcriptional regulator, with the protein product MTTRVLIIDDETNIRRMVGALLKSEGFEVSDAPNGNAGLLALPEVKPDLILLDLMMPPGPDGLATLEQIRTTDADIPVIMMSGKAQLADAVRAVQMGAFQFLEKPLAPESLLVAVRSAEALMRTQAENRALRAALGPQPTLVGDSPEIAHVRELIMQVAPTEARVLVLGESGTGKELVANAIHRHSPRARGPFISVNCAAIPRDLVESEMFGHERGAFTGATDRRIGRFELADGGTLFLDEVGDLQLDAQAKLLRVLESGEIQRIGGEKTLRVDIRVVAATNRRLEEAVAAGNFREDLYFRLNVFPIELPPLRERLGDLGALVEHLAARLRPRRPPRFSPGVIAALEAHAWPGNIRELANIVERLSIIGGDEVTAEMVPRALRVTVPAASLAPEEPPMRLVDDGRGLTDRLDDFERDLINAALTSGTGNIAEAARLLKTDRGNLYRRMRRLGIRGGNDG
- a CDS encoding HAMP domain-containing histidine kinase, with product MSRLSFRARLFIALLVVSALPVAVMTGGVVVALEAVSNTVGGDAVESVGRSAKAMYTSFKSIRGVGIPAETQAAVDHHLVVVDSLVTKTRQMGGLGRLFPVWLRGALILGALGLLALAAGFVRTLSRQLAGPLDEIVDWTGRIRRRQPLPADRSDGGIPEFAVLRGALRDLAQGLEQARVAELEAERLRAFGEVARRVAHEMKNPLTPIRLAVSQLRRTAPPEMHESLEVIAAESARLEAMAREFAELGRLPEGVSAPVDLFELLDDLMRSTLPVAMDRQLDVTGELRPIEGYYDPLRRAFSNLLRNAVEACGGHGKVTVSLRRTADGGQEILLRDTGPGVPEEKRELIFQPYYTDKGDGTGLGLAIVRQTIEQHHGTISVANSPGGGATFLIRFAS